One window from the genome of Mycolicibacterium gadium encodes:
- a CDS encoding integrase: protein MTLAPNEDPYLVPPPTPHSPVVLADRAGDLNTHISGHYRDMVWSLAPLTNNPSAHKSAVHWKNAPQELREELRLVAWTMINGQLRPSFLAERRTALRSRLSAAAMNVTILEWFKLARWLAERGIETLADCDDSTWEFFSKHVLARGYASRDIVRSVLAALTRLWAFDQLSACPVGVRRPPWDSKGIDDYLPAESATGGENATEPLSEQTLGPLLIWAMRVVDDFADDILAAWTQWRNLKAQAKTNTSTPQGATAVRAYFDRLISEDLPLPATVNAGRAGVAITYVAALTGASTRQVQQQNERLGLTEAAVSRPGPCPLDITVKGRLAGELWRDRLDFNETPSLVRHLGTAAFIVCAYLTGMRIGEILGLRSGCCPDPAPDATGLVSRHLIRSHQYKTATDEDGNHHSAGVEREVPWVAITPVVNAIRVLERMVPAGALLFDHNTHDLFNRPDTGSLKSQGLRTRIEDFVTFANAEAASHHRSSEVVPADPHGPIGIGRFRRSLAWHIARRPNGLVALAIQYGHMRTIVTEGYAARGRGGIHELVDIETARAVADTAAKLRDDLDAGSGVSGPAARRAIQSAITAARFEGVTITARTARLLLANEQAVLYDNPQALLLCHYKRERALCHRDGAKDTPSLDRCIPSCGNAIRTDEHATALRRRADTLDDQAAHTPGPLGDRLRATAAKLRNHADTHDKTRITLKDEDIE, encoded by the coding sequence GTGACCCTTGCGCCCAATGAAGACCCGTATCTGGTTCCGCCACCCACACCGCACAGCCCAGTCGTCCTGGCCGATCGCGCTGGTGATCTCAACACCCACATCAGCGGCCACTACCGGGACATGGTGTGGTCGCTGGCGCCGCTGACCAACAATCCGAGCGCACACAAGTCGGCAGTCCATTGGAAGAACGCGCCGCAGGAGCTGCGCGAGGAACTGCGGTTGGTGGCCTGGACCATGATCAATGGGCAGCTGCGGCCGAGTTTTCTCGCCGAACGCAGGACCGCTCTGCGTTCACGACTGAGTGCCGCCGCCATGAACGTAACGATATTGGAGTGGTTCAAACTCGCCCGATGGCTCGCGGAGCGCGGCATCGAAACACTCGCCGACTGCGATGACAGCACCTGGGAGTTTTTCAGCAAGCACGTGCTGGCCCGAGGATACGCGAGCCGCGACATCGTCCGTTCGGTGCTCGCAGCCCTGACACGCTTGTGGGCGTTCGATCAACTGTCCGCATGCCCGGTGGGTGTCCGACGACCACCCTGGGACAGCAAGGGGATCGACGACTATCTGCCCGCCGAAAGCGCAACCGGCGGAGAGAACGCTACCGAACCACTGTCGGAACAGACCCTCGGTCCGCTGCTGATCTGGGCGATGCGTGTCGTGGACGACTTCGCCGACGACATCCTCGCGGCATGGACGCAGTGGCGAAACCTGAAGGCCCAAGCCAAGACGAACACGTCCACGCCACAAGGAGCGACCGCGGTCCGGGCATACTTCGACAGGTTGATCAGCGAGGATCTGCCCCTGCCCGCCACGGTCAACGCTGGCCGCGCCGGCGTAGCCATCACGTACGTGGCCGCGCTGACCGGAGCCTCGACGCGGCAGGTCCAACAACAGAACGAACGCCTGGGACTGACGGAAGCCGCAGTGTCGCGCCCCGGGCCTTGTCCGCTCGACATAACCGTGAAGGGTCGCCTCGCCGGAGAACTGTGGCGCGACAGGCTCGACTTCAACGAAACACCCTCGCTCGTACGCCATCTCGGTACGGCGGCGTTCATAGTGTGTGCGTATCTGACCGGGATGCGCATCGGGGAGATTCTCGGCCTGCGATCAGGGTGCTGCCCAGATCCCGCGCCCGACGCCACCGGGTTGGTGAGCCGTCACCTGATTCGCAGCCACCAATACAAGACAGCAACCGATGAAGACGGCAACCACCACTCCGCAGGCGTCGAACGCGAGGTCCCGTGGGTCGCGATCACCCCAGTCGTCAATGCCATCCGTGTCCTCGAACGGATGGTGCCCGCCGGGGCACTGCTGTTCGACCACAACACCCACGACCTCTTCAATCGGCCGGACACTGGCTCCCTCAAATCCCAAGGACTGCGAACCAGAATCGAAGATTTCGTGACTTTTGCGAACGCCGAGGCCGCTAGCCACCACCGCTCCAGTGAGGTAGTCCCTGCCGACCCCCACGGACCGATCGGGATCGGTCGATTCCGCCGAAGCCTGGCCTGGCACATCGCCCGAAGACCGAACGGCCTGGTCGCGCTCGCTATTCAATACGGCCACATGCGCACGATCGTCACCGAAGGCTACGCAGCCCGCGGCCGCGGCGGCATCCATGAACTCGTCGACATCGAAACCGCCCGTGCCGTCGCCGACACCGCCGCCAAGCTGCGCGACGATCTCGACGCCGGTAGCGGTGTGTCCGGTCCAGCAGCGCGTCGGGCCATCCAATCAGCCATAACTGCGGCCCGATTCGAGGGGGTGACGATCACCGCCCGCACGGCCCGTCTGCTGCTCGCCAACGAGCAGGCTGTGCTCTACGACAACCCACAGGCTCTGTTGCTGTGCCACTACAAGCGGGAGCGCGCTCTGTGTCATCGCGACGGCGCCAAGGACACGCCCAGCCTCGACCGGTGCATTCCTAGCTGTGGCAACGCTATCCGCACCGACGAGCACGCCACCGCACTTCGCCGCCGAGCCGACACGCTCGACGACCAGGCCGCCCACACGCCAGGGCCGCTCGGTGATCGGCTTCGCGCGACCGCCGCCAAGCTCCGCAACCACGCCGACACACACGACAAAACCCGGATCACTCTCAAGGATGAGGACATTGAATGA
- a CDS encoding PepSY domain-containing protein, which produces MNRRAKFATTTAAAAIAVAAAAGIGIGHAFADDDGHEVTGPVAEQARTAATSVVPGGAAGEVETETNEGVAAYGVDVTKPDGTVVEVHLDKDMKVLGTEPADQDEE; this is translated from the coding sequence ATGAACCGCAGGGCGAAGTTCGCCACCACCACCGCCGCCGCCGCAATAGCGGTTGCGGCCGCAGCCGGGATCGGCATCGGGCACGCGTTCGCCGACGATGACGGCCACGAGGTGACCGGTCCAGTCGCCGAGCAGGCCCGCACCGCCGCAACCTCGGTGGTACCCGGTGGTGCAGCCGGTGAGGTAGAAACCGAAACTAACGAGGGCGTGGCCGCCTACGGTGTCGATGTCACCAAGCCTGACGGCACCGTCGTGGAGGTCCACCTCGACAAGGACATGAAGGTCCTGGGCACCGAACCGGCGGACCAAGACGAGGAGTGA
- the istB gene encoding IS21-like element helper ATPase IstB, with protein sequence MIALTRRLRMPYLRKAALDVVPTARAQRWDPAEVLRVLLAEEITGRDEATLRIRRARANFPAGKTFAVWDENRCSIPAPTQQALRGMEWVDRRENLCVCGPSGTGKSHFCEALGQLAIDTGRTVAWFSIDELGALVRRHRADDSITKAMRRITRVDLIIVDDIGMLPVGEDAAEGFYRLVDACYETRSLAVSSNLHPAGFDELMPKTLATATVDRLLHHAHVCVTEGQSFRLAQATTGKGVAPLPS encoded by the coding sequence GTGATCGCGTTGACCCGCCGGCTGCGGATGCCCTATCTGCGCAAAGCCGCCCTCGATGTGGTCCCGACCGCCCGTGCCCAACGCTGGGATCCCGCCGAGGTGCTGCGCGTGCTGCTGGCCGAGGAGATCACCGGCCGCGACGAAGCCACCCTGCGGATACGACGCGCACGCGCGAACTTCCCGGCGGGCAAGACCTTCGCCGTCTGGGACGAGAACCGCTGCTCCATTCCCGCACCCACCCAACAAGCCCTACGTGGCATGGAGTGGGTCGACCGGCGTGAGAACCTGTGCGTGTGCGGGCCCAGCGGGACCGGCAAGAGCCACTTCTGCGAAGCGTTGGGGCAGTTGGCCATCGACACCGGCCGCACCGTGGCCTGGTTTTCCATCGACGAACTCGGCGCCCTGGTGCGCCGTCACCGCGCCGACGACTCGATCACCAAAGCCATGCGCCGCATCACCCGCGTCGATCTGATCATCGTCGACGACATCGGCATGCTGCCCGTCGGCGAGGACGCCGCCGAAGGGTTCTACCGCCTCGTCGATGCCTGCTACGAAACGCGTTCGCTGGCAGTCTCATCGAACCTGCATCCCGCCGGATTCGACGAACTGATGCCCAAGACCCTGGCCACCGCCACCGTCGACCGGCTGCTGCACCACGCCCACGTCTGCGTCACCGAAGGTCAATCGTTCCGGCTCGCTCAAGCCACCACCGGCAAGGGGGTGGCGCCACTGCCCAGCTGA
- a CDS encoding integrase, with amino-acid sequence MTVDRAVSVGHCGRNPVTMKQIVGRDGGGIAVPVARAKDARRSNVHWLTPRTWRLWIDVGLRGHTPGEIPEVGWLGRLEDRNVAFVRTLTSSGLRRAEGGSLLVFEVPARQLDGGRYYSGRVAAGVTRSKKPRTFYVAADAVGEIEAYVASSRAWAVRRAQRQRLYQQLPEIRLVTEITRRVNPVVRWRNQAGVVGERKLNDLTVADRMLLYHDGSHGPEPLWLWLNECGLPFHVHSWDGVFATANRRCERVLTPSNRMGLDPHQVFAPYATPHSARHSFALYMLVVLNTLMDQKYGLSPEERRDFRQLYGDPWFMVQTLLGHASRETTVDRYLAPVADLQLRSMLAGASEPVPAPMPELDRTFARIAKESVGIQDVDMRMAPPSGGLR; translated from the coding sequence ATGACCGTTGACAGGGCCGTGAGCGTAGGTCATTGCGGGCGGAATCCGGTGACGATGAAGCAGATCGTCGGTCGCGACGGCGGCGGCATCGCTGTGCCGGTGGCGCGTGCGAAAGACGCTCGCCGCAGCAATGTGCATTGGTTGACGCCTCGAACGTGGCGGCTGTGGATCGACGTAGGGCTGCGGGGACACACCCCTGGCGAGATTCCGGAGGTGGGTTGGCTGGGTCGGTTGGAGGACCGCAACGTCGCGTTCGTTCGAACCCTGACGTCGTCGGGCCTGCGACGGGCGGAGGGCGGATCCCTGCTGGTATTCGAGGTACCGGCGCGTCAGCTCGACGGCGGTCGCTACTACAGCGGAAGAGTCGCTGCGGGGGTAACCCGATCGAAGAAGCCGCGGACGTTCTACGTAGCTGCCGATGCAGTAGGTGAGATCGAAGCATATGTGGCGTCGTCGCGGGCGTGGGCGGTGCGCCGTGCGCAGCGTCAACGCCTCTACCAGCAGCTGCCGGAGATTCGGTTGGTCACCGAGATCACCCGGCGTGTGAATCCTGTTGTGCGGTGGCGCAACCAGGCCGGCGTCGTCGGCGAACGTAAGCTCAACGACTTGACCGTGGCCGATCGCATGTTGCTCTACCACGATGGTTCTCATGGGCCAGAACCGTTGTGGCTGTGGCTCAATGAATGCGGACTGCCGTTTCACGTTCATTCGTGGGATGGCGTGTTCGCCACCGCGAACCGGCGTTGCGAACGTGTGCTGACCCCATCGAATCGGATGGGTCTGGATCCGCATCAGGTGTTCGCGCCGTATGCCACTCCGCACTCTGCCCGCCACAGCTTTGCTCTGTACATGTTGGTGGTGCTCAACACTTTGATGGACCAGAAGTACGGGCTCAGTCCCGAGGAGCGCCGCGATTTCCGGCAGCTCTACGGTGATCCGTGGTTTATGGTGCAGACGTTGCTGGGCCACGCATCGCGCGAAACGACTGTCGACCGGTATCTCGCACCTGTCGCGGACCTGCAACTACGGTCTATGCTCGCCGGCGCATCCGAGCCGGTTCCAGCGCCGATGCCCGAGCTGGACAGGACATTCGCGCGGATCGCCAAGGAGTCAGTGGGCATCCAGGACGTCGACATGCGCATGGCACCACCATCGGGTGGTCTGCGATGA